The Asticcacaulis sp. EMRT-3 region CCCCTCATCCGGCCTCCACTGTTCCGGCCACCGTCTTCTCTTAAACAAGGAGAAGGGAAGATGTCGGTGATGCAGGAATCATGGCCCCTAGTTGATCGTGCAGGTCTTGCCGGGGAAGGCCAGCGGATCATAGGGGTTGGGGTCAATCGGGCCTTTCGAACTCCACAGGATCTTGAACTGGCCCTTGGCGTCGGCCTGACCGATATAGCCGGTCTGGACGAGGCTGTTATTGGCGATGAACTTGACGTCGCCAATCGGGGTGGGGATCGCGTCGAGCGTCACGGCGGCGGCGCGCACCTTGGCCGGATCGAAGCTGCCCGCTTTTTCGACGGCGGCCTTCCAGATATAGACATCGAGATAGCCGTGGGCCATCGGATCGGTGGTCACAGCATCCGCGCCGAACTTGGCCTTATAGGCGGCCACGAACTTGGCGTTTTCGGGATTATCGAGCGACTGGAAGTAGTTCCAGCCGGCATAGCTGCCCTGAACCAGCGACGGCCCCATCGCCTGAGCCTCCTGTTCGCCGATCGAGAAGCTCATCACCGGCATCACCTTGGGGCTCAGGCCCGCCGCCGTGAGCTGCTTGAAGAAGGCGACATTGGAATCGCCGTTCAGCGTGTTGAAGATGACATCGGGATGGGCGGCGCGGATCTTGGCGATCACGCCGGAGAAGTCGGTGCCGCCGAGCGGTTGATATTCCTCGCCGCTCAAGGTCAGTTTGTCGGCCTCGATATGCTTTTTGAGGATCAGATTGGCGGTTCTGGGGAAGACATAGTCGGAGCCGACGAGGAAGAAGGATTTATAACCCTTTTCCTTGGCCCAGTCATAGGCGGGCAGGATCTGCTGATTGGGTTGGGCGCCCGAATACATGATGTTGGGCGAACATTCATTGCCCTCGAACTGCACCGGATACCACAGCAGATTCTTGTCCTTTTCAAAGACGGGCAGCATGGCCTTGCGGCTCGATGAGGTCCAGCCGCCGAAGACGGTGACCACATGGTCGCCCTCGATCAGCTTGGCGGCCTTCTGGGCGAAGATGGCCGGATCGGATGCGCCGTCCTCGACCACGGCGGTGATCTGCTTGCCCATCACACCGCCCGACGCATTGATCTCATCAATGGCCATCTGGGTTGAGTTTTTGACGGTCACTTCGCTGATCGCCATCGTGCCCGACAGGGATTGCAGGATGCCGACCTTGACGGGGCCGTTGGCGTCGGCGCTGGCCGAAGCGGCAGGCGCGTCAGAGGCGGGCTTGTTGCAACCCGAAACCAGTACCGTGCCCGCCATCATAAGGGCCAGGGCCGATACCCCAAGGGATTTATGTAACATGTTGATCTCCGTTATGTTGTGCGGGCCGTTTTAAGCCGCGCCACGGGCCGTTTCCGGCAAAGGGTATGGCGCGCCCGCAGGCCCCGCCATGTGTCATTTGACGTATGGGCTCAGAAGCCGGCGCTGGCCGACAGGATCACGGCACCGCCCGCGCGGTTCTTGCCTTTGGAATTGAGGGAGGTCTTGTTGGTATCGACGTAATTGGCGCCGAAGGTGACCTTCTTATAGGTATAGAAGGCGCCCAGTTCCCAGTTCTGCTTATTGTCCCAGTTGATGCCGTCTTCGTGGCCGATCAGCGCCTTGATGGTCAGGGGGATGTGCGGCAGGGTGTAGGCGGCGGTGCCATATTCATAGGTGCTGTCGCCGACCTTATAGTCATCATGCACGACGCCTAAGCCCAGATTGAACGGCCCGACCGGCGCGCCAATCGAGGCGGCATACTGGTTGAAGCTCAGCGTATTGGCGTCCTGAAAATCGATGCGCAGATAGCTGGCCTTCCAGTCGGCCACGCCCAGCTTGCCGCCGACACCGGCATAGAGATCGGTTTCATTAGCCCCGGCGCCGGCCTGCGTATCAAGGCTCGACCCCCAGATACCGGCAAACACTTTAAAGCCGGTCGTGACCGGCACGTCGAGTTCCAGACTGCCCTGAATCACCGGCTGGTTGTCGCTGACCGATGCGCCGCGCAGGCGATAATCGCTGGCGAAGGTGACGCCACCGCTTAAAGTCGGCCCCGATGTGGTTTCGGCGCTGGCCGCGCCAGCCATCGCCAGAAGCGCCAACGTGCTGACAAGGCCCCCGGCCAGAAGATAGTTTTTCATCACTTTTTTTCTCCGCATGTGCAACCCAACCCCTCCGGTTGGCTGGGCTTTAGTGTGCAGTGCGAAATGAATGACGCTATGGGGTGTTTGACGTAGGCGGATGCAGGGCGGCCTCAATCCGACCGGCAATACGTCAAATGACGCATCCGGACGTTTTTGCGGTCATGGACGAAGCGATAACTTGCCGCTAAGGTATGAAATAGCTTCAATAATACAGGCGGACACCGCACCCGGAGATGATGATCATGGCCCTGCACATCCGCGTTACCGGCTTGCGCCCCGATTCATGCGGCAGAGGCTTATCTGGCATTCGCGGATGCGGGAGGCCGGGGTGACGGGCGAAGAGGCTATTTCCACACGCCGCCAGAGGATTGTCCGCACGCGGCGCACCTATAATCAGTGGGTCGCCAACGAAACCCTCGAAGACTATGCTCTGCGCTACACAGCCGAAAAGGCGCGCAACCGCAGCACCCGTTATGTCGCCAATGCGGCCTTAGGCTCCATCGCCTTTCTGGCCTGCGAAGCCATTGGCGCCACGGTGACGCTCAATTACGGCTTTGGCAATTTCGCCGCCGCCCTGGCGCTGGTGGCGGCGATCTTCCTGCTGTGCGGCCTGCCCATCTGCTATTATGGCGCGCGCTACGGCGTTGATATGGATCTGCTGACGCGCGGCGCAGGTTTTGGCTATCTCGGCTCCACCCTCACCTCGTCGGTCTATGCCTCCTTCACCTTCATCCTGTTTTCCATCGAAGGCGCGATTCTGGCGGGGGCGCTCAAGCTATGCCTCGGCCTGCCGCTGTGGCTTGGCTATATCATCGCCGCCGTCATTGTTTTGCCGATTGCCGCCTATGGCTTCCGGCGCATTGGCCGCCTGCAAAACTGGACCCAGCCGGTCTGGCTGATCCTGCAATGCGCACCGCTGATCTATCTGGCCCTGCATGGCCGCGAAACCCTGGCGCTGTGGGTGGGGCATAACGGCCTGCACGATCAGGCCGCCGGTCAGGCCACCGATATTGTCGGTTTCGGCGTCGCCGTGGCCGTTTTGCTGTCCTTCCTGCCGCAGATCGGCGAACAGGTTGATTATCTGCGCTTTCTGCCCACGATGGAAAAGGTCGGCAAGGGCCGCTGGTGGTCGGCCCTGTTGCTGACCGGGCCGGGCTGGATTCTGCCGGGCGGCGTCAAGATCGTGATCGGCTCGGTGCTGGCCGTCCTGATGATACACGCCGGTTTTGCCTTCGTCGATGCCGCCAACCCGACCATGCAGTATTTCGGCGTGTTCAAGGCCCTGTTCGGCAACCCGGTACTGGCCCTGCTGCTGACCGGCCTGTTCGTGGTCATTTGTCAGGTCAAGATCAATGTCACCAATGCCTATGCCGGTTCCATCGCCTCGTCGAACTTCTTTTCGCGCCTGACCCACCGCCATCCGGGGCGTGTGGTGTGGCTGATCTTCAACGTCATGGTGGCGCTGATGCTGATGGAGTTCGGCATCCAGAATGTGGTCGAACACATATTATCGCTCTACAGCAATTTCGCCGTGGCGTGGTTTGGCGCCGTCACCGCCGATCTGGTCATCAGCAAGCCGCTGGGTCTGTCGCCGCGCGGCATCGAATTCAAACGCGCCCATCTGTACGACGTCAACCCGGTCGGCATCGGGGCGATGGCCCTGTCGCTGGTCGCCTCGACCCTGTGCTTCACCCATGTGTTCGGGCCGGTGATCGCCGTGTTTTCACCGCTGATCGGGCTTGGCACCTCCTTCGTGGCCGCGCCGCTGATCGCCTGGGCCACCAAGGGCCGCTATTATCTGGCCCGCCAGCCCAGCGCGCCCGCAGGCAAGGCCAGCCTGATGTGCGTCGTCTGCGAAAACAGCTTCGAGCCCAACGACATGGCCCATTGCCCGGTCTATGCCGGGGCCATCTGTTCTTTGTGCTGCACGCTGGAAGCGCGCTGCCACGATGCCTGCAAACCGGGGGCGGGCGTGGTCGATCAGGCCGCCGGGCTTTTCAGGCGCTTCATTCCGGCCAAATTCGCCGAATCGACCTACGGGCTGCTGGCGCGCTTCGTGATGATGTTCACGGCCATGATCTGCATCATCGCCCTGATCCTGTTCCTGATCGAGCAACAGCCGGTGGGCATTGCCGACCGGGCCGCGCTCGGCAATCTGTTTCGCTATGTGTTTTTGTGCCTCGTCGCCGTCAGCGGTTTCGCGGCCTGGTATTTCGTGCTGGCGCAGGACAGCCGCCGCGCCGCCGAAGAGGAAACCGAGCGCCAGACGGCCATGCTCAATGAGGAGATCGAGGCCCACCGCCGCACCGACGAAGCCCTGCAACAGGCCAAGGAGGTGGCCGAAACCGCCAATCTGGCCAAGAGCCGCTACATTGTCGGGGTCAGCCACGAAATCCGCGCCCCGCTCAATGCCATTGCCGGTTACGCCCAGTTGCTGGAGCGCGATCCGGGCCTGCATCTCGATAATGCCGTGCGCGTCATCCGCCGCTCCAGCGCCCATCTGGTCCACCTGATCGAGGGGCTGGTCGATATTTCGCGCATCGAAAACCGCTCGATGCGGATCGAGCGCGCCGCCACGCCGCTTGCCGAATTGCTGGATCAGATCGCCGAAATGTTTCGCCTGCAAGCCACGGCCAAGGGCATCCGCTTCGTCTATGACCCCCTGCCCGCCATGCCGTCGCACGTCTTTACCGACGAGAAAAAACTGCGCCAGATCGTCATCAATCTGGTGTCGAACGCCATCAAATACACATCCGAGGGCGAGGTGCGGCTCAGCGTCCGCTGGCGTAATCCGGTGATGGAGATCGAGGTCACCGATACCGGCGTTGGCATCGCGCCCGCTGATCTGGCGCGCATTTTCGAGCCCTTCGAGCGCGTCGGCACGGTGCGCGAAGAGCCGGGTATCGGGTTGGGCCTGACCATCACCCGGATGCTGGCCGAGATCATGGGTGGCGACATCACCGTCCATAGCGAACCGGGCAAGGGCAGCCGGTTTTGCCTCAAAATGCTGTTTTCCGAGGCACCGTCGTCCGCGCGCAGCACTAAGTGCCGCATCACCGCCTATACCGGGCCGCGCCGCTCGGTGCTGGCCGCCGACGACGATCTGCAACAGCTTGACCTGCTGCGCAATCTGCTGGCACCGCTCGGTTTCGACTATCAGGGGGTCGGCGATGGCGAGGCCTGCCTGGCCGCCTGTGCGCATGCCCTGCCCGATCTGGTGATCCTCGACATCGCCATGCCCGGCATGGATGGCTGGGAAACGGCGCGCATTTTGCGCGCAACCTATGGCGACGACCTGACCATCCTGATGATTTCGGCCAATGCCCATGATTTCCAGCGCCCGCGCCGCGACGACGATCCGCACGATGATTACCTGACCAAGCCCTATGAACACGAGGCC contains the following coding sequences:
- the urtA gene encoding urea ABC transporter substrate-binding protein, which codes for MLHKSLGVSALALMMAGTVLVSGCNKPASDAPAASASADANGPVKVGILQSLSGTMAISEVTVKNSTQMAIDEINASGGVMGKQITAVVEDGASDPAIFAQKAAKLIEGDHVVTVFGGWTSSSRKAMLPVFEKDKNLLWYPVQFEGNECSPNIMYSGAQPNQQILPAYDWAKEKGYKSFFLVGSDYVFPRTANLILKKHIEADKLTLSGEEYQPLGGTDFSGVIAKIRAAHPDVIFNTLNGDSNVAFFKQLTAAGLSPKVMPVMSFSIGEQEAQAMGPSLVQGSYAGWNYFQSLDNPENAKFVAAYKAKFGADAVTTDPMAHGYLDVYIWKAAVEKAGSFDPAKVRAAAVTLDAIPTPIGDVKFIANNSLVQTGYIGQADAKGQFKILWSSKGPIDPNPYDPLAFPGKTCTIN
- a CDS encoding TorF family putative porin, which produces MKNYLLAGGLVSTLALLAMAGAASAETTSGPTLSGGVTFASDYRLRGASVSDNQPVIQGSLELDVPVTTGFKVFAGIWGSSLDTQAGAGANETDLYAGVGGKLGVADWKASYLRIDFQDANTLSFNQYAASIGAPVGPFNLGLGVVHDDYKVGDSTYEYGTAAYTLPHIPLTIKALIGHEDGINWDNKQNWELGAFYTYKKVTFGANYVDTNKTSLNSKGKNRAGGAVILSASAGF
- a CDS encoding ATP-binding protein, producing the protein MRQRLIWHSRMREAGVTGEEAISTRRQRIVRTRRTYNQWVANETLEDYALRYTAEKARNRSTRYVANAALGSIAFLACEAIGATVTLNYGFGNFAAALALVAAIFLLCGLPICYYGARYGVDMDLLTRGAGFGYLGSTLTSSVYASFTFILFSIEGAILAGALKLCLGLPLWLGYIIAAVIVLPIAAYGFRRIGRLQNWTQPVWLILQCAPLIYLALHGRETLALWVGHNGLHDQAAGQATDIVGFGVAVAVLLSFLPQIGEQVDYLRFLPTMEKVGKGRWWSALLLTGPGWILPGGVKIVIGSVLAVLMIHAGFAFVDAANPTMQYFGVFKALFGNPVLALLLTGLFVVICQVKINVTNAYAGSIASSNFFSRLTHRHPGRVVWLIFNVMVALMLMEFGIQNVVEHILSLYSNFAVAWFGAVTADLVISKPLGLSPRGIEFKRAHLYDVNPVGIGAMALSLVASTLCFTHVFGPVIAVFSPLIGLGTSFVAAPLIAWATKGRYYLARQPSAPAGKASLMCVVCENSFEPNDMAHCPVYAGAICSLCCTLEARCHDACKPGAGVVDQAAGLFRRFIPAKFAESTYGLLARFVMMFTAMICIIALILFLIEQQPVGIADRAALGNLFRYVFLCLVAVSGFAAWYFVLAQDSRRAAEEETERQTAMLNEEIEAHRRTDEALQQAKEVAETANLAKSRYIVGVSHEIRAPLNAIAGYAQLLERDPGLHLDNAVRVIRRSSAHLVHLIEGLVDISRIENRSMRIERAATPLAELLDQIAEMFRLQATAKGIRFVYDPLPAMPSHVFTDEKKLRQIVINLVSNAIKYTSEGEVRLSVRWRNPVMEIEVTDTGVGIAPADLARIFEPFERVGTVREEPGIGLGLTITRMLAEIMGGDITVHSEPGKGSRFCLKMLFSEAPSSARSTKCRITAYTGPRRSVLAADDDLQQLDLLRNLLAPLGFDYQGVGDGEACLAACAHALPDLVILDIAMPGMDGWETARILRATYGDDLTILMISANAHDFQRPRRDDDPHDDYLTKPYEHEALLERIGTLLAVDWAQAEAEATS